From the genome of Streptomyces sp. V1I1, one region includes:
- a CDS encoding transposase encodes MFNTEDVGVFLGLDVGKSAHHGHGLTPAGKKVFDKPLPNSEPKLRAVFDKLAAKFATVLVIVDQPASIGALPLAVTWLLERYGSPAALRKAGRRRLVELIRPKAPRMAARLIDDVFTALDEQTVVVPGTGTLDIVVPSLARSLAAVQEQRRALEAQINTLLEAHPLSPVLTSMPGVGVRTAAVLLTTVGDGTSFPTAAHLASYAGLAPTTKSSGTSIHGEHAPRGGNRQLKRAMFLSAFACMNADAASRTYYDKQRARGKTHTQALLRLARQRISVLFAMLRDGTFYEPRTPETAPA; translated from the coding sequence ATGTTCAATACCGAAGACGTGGGCGTGTTCCTCGGCCTGGACGTCGGCAAGAGTGCTCATCACGGCCACGGGCTCACCCCGGCCGGGAAGAAGGTCTTCGACAAGCCACTGCCCAACAGCGAGCCGAAACTGCGGGCCGTCTTCGACAAGCTGGCCGCAAAGTTCGCCACCGTGCTGGTGATCGTGGACCAGCCCGCCTCCATCGGTGCTCTGCCGCTGGCCGTCACCTGGCTCCTGGAACGCTACGGATCTCCGGCCGCGCTGCGAAAGGCCGGACGCCGCAGGCTCGTTGAGCTGATCCGGCCCAAGGCCCCACGCATGGCCGCCCGGCTGATCGACGACGTCTTTACCGCGCTGGACGAGCAGACCGTCGTGGTCCCGGGGACCGGCACCCTCGACATCGTCGTGCCCTCCCTGGCCCGCTCGCTCGCGGCCGTCCAGGAACAGCGCCGGGCCCTGGAAGCCCAGATCAACACCCTGCTGGAGGCCCACCCTCTTTCCCCGGTCCTGACGTCGATGCCCGGCGTCGGCGTCAGGACCGCCGCCGTCCTGCTGACCACCGTCGGCGACGGCACCAGCTTCCCCACCGCCGCCCACCTCGCCTCCTACGCCGGGCTCGCCCCCACCACGAAGTCCTCGGGAACCTCGATCCACGGCGAACACGCACCCAGAGGCGGAAACCGGCAGCTCAAACGCGCCATGTTCCTCTCCGCCTTCGCCTGCATGAACGCCGATGCGGCCTCCCGCACCTACTACGACAAACAACGCGCCCGAGGAAAAACCCATACCCAGGCCCTCCTCCGCCTCGCCCGCCAACGCATCAGCGTCCTGTTCGCCATGCTCCGCGACGGCACGTTCTACGAGCCCCGCACCCCCGAAACCGCCCCCGCCTGA